One Triticum dicoccoides isolate Atlit2015 ecotype Zavitan chromosome 5B, WEW_v2.0, whole genome shotgun sequence genomic window carries:
- the LOC119312922 gene encoding derlin-2 → MAQAVEEWYRQMPIITRSYLTAAVLTTVGCTLEIISPYHLYLNPKLVVQHYEIWRLVTNFLYFRKMDLDFLFHMFFLARYCKLLEENSFRGRTADFFYMLLFGATVLTSIVLIGGTIPYISETFARILFLSNSLTFMMVYVWSKHNPFIHMSFLGLFTFTAAYLPWVLLGFSILVGSSTWVDLLGMIAGHVYYFLEDVYPRMTGRRPLKTPSFIKALFADDNVVVAARPPNAGVAAARFGGVGAADPQFQ, encoded by the exons ATGGCGCAGGCGGTGGAGGAGTGGTACCGGCAGATGCCCATCATCACGCGCTCCTACCTCACCGCCGCCGTCCTCACCACCGTCGGATGCACCCTCGAG ATCATCTCGCCCTACCACCTGTACCTGAACCCCAAGCTGGTGGTGCAGCACTACGAGATCTGGCGCCTCGTCACCAACTTCCTCTACTTCCGCAAGATGG ATTTGGATTTCCTGTTCCACATGTTTTTTCTTGCGCGCTACTGCAAACTTCTCGAGGAGAACTCATTCAGGGGAAGAACAGCTGACTTTTTCTACATGCTCTTGTTTGGTGCTACTGTCCTAACCAGCATCGTTCTGATTGGTGGGACAATACCTTACATTTCTGAGACGTTTGCCAGGATTCTGTTCCTCAGCAATTCATTGACGTTTATGATG GTTTATGTCTGGAGCAAGCACAATCCCTTCATTCACATGAGCTTCTTGGGTCTGTTCACCTTCACTGCTGCCTACTTACCTTGG GTCCTTCTTGGCTTCTCTATTCTGGTGGGGAGCAGCACATGGGTTGATCTTTTG GGTATGATTGCTGGCCATGTGTATTACTTCCTGGAAGACGTGTACCCTCGGATGACCGGCCGTCGCCCCCTGAAGACCCCTTCCTTCATCAAGGCGCTGTTCGCTGACGACAATGTGGTCGTGGCGGCGCGGCCCCCCAACGCCGGTGTCGCGGCTGCAAGGTTCGGTGGTGTGGGTGCAGCAGACCCCCAGTTCCAGTGA
- the LOC119312925 gene encoding G-type lectin S-receptor-like serine/threonine-protein kinase At2g19130, with translation MGIHEDGGNFFLFSDASVYVQLNKDGTITAAKLGECGSVLWSAHAPHNHKIHSVVILTVIVVLTLLLTALVLLWIIQKKSVMDRPGNSNRSLTIFSNAQIKKATRNFSVKLGEGGFGCVFKGTLQGSTLVAVKKQKDFGQGEKQFRAEVQTIGMIQHINVVRLFGFCAEGSKRLLVYEYMENGSLSSHLFSKSPATLVWELRYRIGLGTARGLAYLHEGCTDCIIHCGMKPDNVLLDADFCPKVADFGMAKLLGRDFSRALTTMRGTIGYLAPEWISGLPITHKADVYSYGMMLLEIVSGRRNAEKIKQGRFTYFPIFAAVKVNEGDVMCLLDSRLEDDVDVDVEQLMRVCRTACWCIQDAEDHRPMMGQVVQMLQGVLDVQVPPVPRSLQNWVGMDGCSGSTDLYSL, from the coding sequence ATGGGGATACATGAAGATGGAGGCAATTTCTTCCTGTTCAGTGATGCAAGTGTATATGTACAGCTGAATAAAGATGGTACTATCACTGCAGCTAAACTTGGGGAATGTGGATCTGTGTTGTGGTCTGCTCATGCTCCACATAATCATAAGATTCATAGTGTTGTTATCCTGACAGTGATAGTTGTGTTAACCCTCCTCCTCACTGCTCTAGTTCTTTTGTGGATAATTCAGAAGAAGTCGGTTATGGATAGACCGGGGAATTCGAACAGAAGCCTCACGATCTTCTCGAACGCACAAATAAAGAAGGCTACCAGAAATTTCTCggtaaagcttggagaaggaggcttTGGCTGTGTTTTCAAGGGAACATTGCAAGGCTCCACTTTGGTGGCTGTCAAGAAGCAAAAAGACTTTGGACAAGGGGAGAAGCAATTCCGAGCGGAAGTGCAGACGATTGGAATGATCCAACACATCAATGTTGTTCGTTTATTTGGATTTTGCGCCGAAGGAAGTAAAAGGCTGCTGGTGTATGAGTACATGGAGAATGGATCTTTGAGTTCTCATCTGTTTTCGAAAAGCCCGGCAACTTTGGTCTGGGAGCTCCGGTACCGCATAGGACTTGGAACTGCAAGAGGCTTGGCTTACCTGCATGAGGGATGCACGGATTGCATCATACACTGCGGCATGAAGCCGGACAATGTACTCCTTGACGCAGATTTCTGTCCCAAGGTTGCAGACTTCGGCATGGCCAAACTTCTTGGCCGGGATTTTAGCAGGGCATTGACAACGATGCGTGGGACCATCGGATACCTTGCGCCGGAGTGGATCTCAGGGCTACCGATCACACATAAGGCTGATGTCTACAGCTACGGAATGATGCTACTTGAAATCGTATCAGGGCGAAGGAATGCGGAGAAAATCAAACAGGGGAGGTTTACTTACTTTCCCATCTTTGCTGCAGTGAAGGTGAATGAAGGAGATGTTATGTGCCTGCTGGATAGCAGGTTGGAAGACGATGTGGATGTGGATGTGGAGCAGCTGATGAGGGTTTGCAGAACTGCATGCTGGTGCATTCAAGATGCTGAAGATCATAGGCCGATGATGGGGCAAGTTGTTCAGATGCTACAAGGCGTTCTGGATGTCCAGGTACCTCCCGTTCCAAGGTCGCTCCAGAATTGGGTGGGCATGGACGGCTGCTCTGGCTCTACTGATTTATATAGTCTCTGA
- the LOC119312921 gene encoding uncharacterized protein At5g65660-like isoform X2 codes for MRMNMPQGLTPAPASMTIPMSHSSRPTLGFPLGTALLLLVIFSLSGIFSCCYHWDRLRSLLWSRHPGMLQDGPHTVISVGPTPSKASSEHKSEKAGKECGLPVIMPGDNIAKFYARPCPHEACLSAAAEKGEVEVQVRCSVS; via the exons ATGCGTATGAATATGCCGCAAGGTCTCACGCCTGCTCCTGCATCCATGACGATCCCGATGTCGCATTCCTCAAGGCCGACGCTCGGGTTCCCCCTCGGCACGGCGCTCCTGCTCCTCGTCATCTTCTCCCTCAGCGGCATCTTCTCCTGCTGCTACCACTGGGACAGGCTCCGCTCCCTCCTCTGGTCTCGGCATCCCGGCATGCTCCAGGACGGCCCGCACACCGTCATCTCCGTCGGACCAACGCCGAGCAAGGCATCTTCTGAGCACAAG AGCGAGAAAGCTGGAAAAGAGTGCGGGTTGCCCGTGATCATGCCCGGGGATAACATCGCGAAGTTCTACGCGAGGCCCTGCCCGCACGAGGCGTGTTTATCTGCAGCAGCAGAGAAGGGCGAAGTCGAGGTGCAAGTCAGATGTTCAGTTTCGTGA
- the LOC119312921 gene encoding uncharacterized protein At5g65660-like isoform X1, translated as MWTTAPSSSSTTDGWLAVQVSPLRTTQGEFSGLTPAPASMTIPMSHSSRPTLGFPLGTALLLLVIFSLSGIFSCCYHWDRLRSLLWSRHPGMLQDGPHTVISVGPTPSKASSEHKSEKAGKECGLPVIMPGDNIAKFYARPCPHEACLSAAAEKGEVEVQVRCSVS; from the exons ATGTGGACCACAGCACCATCATCATCCAGTACCACGGACGGATGGCTGGCCGTGCAAGTCAGTCCACTTCGTACGACACAAGGCGAGTTTTCAG GTCTCACGCCTGCTCCTGCATCCATGACGATCCCGATGTCGCATTCCTCAAGGCCGACGCTCGGGTTCCCCCTCGGCACGGCGCTCCTGCTCCTCGTCATCTTCTCCCTCAGCGGCATCTTCTCCTGCTGCTACCACTGGGACAGGCTCCGCTCCCTCCTCTGGTCTCGGCATCCCGGCATGCTCCAGGACGGCCCGCACACCGTCATCTCCGTCGGACCAACGCCGAGCAAGGCATCTTCTGAGCACAAG AGCGAGAAAGCTGGAAAAGAGTGCGGGTTGCCCGTGATCATGCCCGGGGATAACATCGCGAAGTTCTACGCGAGGCCCTGCCCGCACGAGGCGTGTTTATCTGCAGCAGCAGAGAAGGGCGAAGTCGAGGTGCAAGTCAGATGTTCAGTTTCGTGA
- the LOC119312920 gene encoding putative pentatricopeptide repeat-containing protein At1g03510, which produces MDSRHQRLATLTKALTAHVNAGRHGEALAFFARMAADPALPPLADPSFAYALPLALKSAAALRLPSSSAAAPIHALARKCSGLLSNPFVASALVTSYGACAGSSPEAARSLFDELPGRTAVVWSAMISVYIRSGDVSAAAQALGEMDVTPTASCFNSVIAAVVESGERPARAVELYRQMQGMGVKPSLITLLALVPVCTALGALSSVREVHGFAARHGMFSSCHLGSSLVEAYGRCGSLVGAQRVFDLVNERDVVVWSSMVSAYAFHGHGDVAMSLFRRMELEKVRPDGIMFLGVLKACGHAGRADDALKYFDVLTKTYGVEACGDHYSCLVDVLGRAGRLHQAYDVIRTMPVRVTAKAWGALLAACRKYGEVGLAEVAARALFEIEPENAGNFISLANIYSGLGMHEEAQRVRRDMEQRGLQSSPGSSWTIHRKSSELV; this is translated from the exons ATGGACTCCCGCCACCAGCGGCTGGCGACACTGACCAAGGCCCTGACCGCGCACGTCAACGCCGGCCGCCACGGCGAAGcgctcgccttcttcgcccgcatgGCCGCCGACCCGGCGCTCCCGCCGCTCGCCGACCCGTCCTTCGCGTACGCCCTCCCGCTCGCGCTCAAGTCCGCCGCCGCGCTCCGCctgccctcctcctccgccgccgcccccatcCACGCCCTCGCGCGCAAGTGCAGCGGCCTCCTCAGCAACCCGTTCGTCGCCTCCGCGCTCGTCACCTCCTACGGTGCATGCGCCGGCTCCTCCCCTGAGGCCGCGCGCAGCCTGTTCGACGAATTGCCCGGCCGAACCGCCGTCGTCTGGAGCGCCATGATCTCCGTCTACATCCGGTCTGGGGACGTCTCCGCTGCCGCGCAGGCGCTCGGCGAGATGGACGTCACGCCCACCGCTTCCTGCTTCAACTCCGTGATCGCGGCCGTGGTCGAGTCCGGGGAGCGTCCGGCTCGGGCCGTCGAGCTCTACCGGCAGATGCAGGGTATGGGCGTCAAGCCCTCGCTCATCACCCTGCTGGCGCTCGTCCCCGTGTGCACGGCCCTTGGCGCTCTGAGTTCGGTCAGGGAGGTGCACGGCTTCGCGGCACGGCACGGCATGTTCTCGAGCTGCCATCTCGGCAGCTCCCTCGTCGAGGCGTACGGGCGGTGCGGCTCTTTGGTCGGCGCGCAGAGggtttttgacctggtgaacgagcgtGACGTGGTTGTCTGGAGCTCCATGGTGTCGGCGTACGCGTTCCATGGCCATGGAGACGTCGCGATGTCGCTTTTCAGGCGTATGGAGCTGGAGAAGGTCCGGCCTGATGGCATCATGTTCCTCGGCGTGTTGAAGGCCTGCGGCCATGCTGGTCGCGCAGATGACGCTTTGAAGTATTTCGATGTGTTAACCAAGACATATGGAGTGGAAGCATGCGGAGATCATTATTCGTGCTTGGTTGATGTCTTGGGACGGGCAGGGAGGTTGCATCAGGCCTATGATGTTATCCGGACGATGCCGGTTAGAGTTACCGCAAAGGCCTGGGGTGCTCTCCTTGCTGCTTGCAGGAAGTATGGGGAGGTGGGGCTGGCAGAAGTTGCAGCGAGAGCGTTGTTTGAGATTGAACCAGAGAATGCAGGGAACTTTATTTCGCTTGCCAATATCTATTCGGGCTTGGGTATGCATGAGGAGGCACAGCGGGTGAGAAGGGACATGGAGCAACGAGGCTTGCAGAGCTCACCTGGAAGCAGTTGGACGATACACCGCAAGTCAAG TGAACTTGTCTGA
- the LOC119312924 gene encoding nucleolar protein dao-5-like encodes MAGKKQAAVSAAPSEGEEGAVVPSSTAKRGAGRPKKDPVPAAASPGSAAKRGPGKPKKDPVPAAAAKRGSGRPKKGAAPAESGEGSAPEPGKSEMGEGEKGATPKKQGKGEKEKAATPKKKKEKGDKPANLEKKKKGDAAATPKKKEKKGGEAAEPGSGSGKQEPSGEAGKPKPTPKKTKQQASDGAAKETPSKRKRDDAGEPQPQKAAKKADKATPTKKKQASSGGAEKATTPSKTPQKEAKSAKKSPGKAEKATPTKKQQASGGAEKATPSKRKHGDLESPNAAKSGQNGSSPAKKQKGKAAGATPVAAEPGTCSFPMARVRLLMRDKDATIRSNNEAVFLVNKASELFLEVFAKDAHQNALKERKKSITYENLSSAVCNEKRYKFLSDFVPLRVTAGDALKAVAKEP; translated from the exons ATGGCCGGGAAGAAGCAAGCGGCAGTGAGCGCCGCGCCTTCCGAGGGCGAGGAGGGCGCCGTCGTCCCCAGCTCCACTGCCAAGCGCGGAGCCGGCAGACCTAAGAAGGaccccgtccccgccgccgccagccccggctccgctgCCAAGCGCGGGCCTGGGAAGCCTAAGAAGGATCCCGTCCCCGCCGCCGCTGCCAAGCGCGGGTCCGGGAGGCCTAAGAAGGGCGCCGCCCCCGCCGAGTCCGGCGAGGGCTCTGCTCCGGAGCCCGGGAAGAGCGAGATGGGGGAGGGGGAGAAGGGGGCGACCCCGAAGAAGCaggggaagggggagaaggagaaggcggcgaccccgaagaagaagaaggagaagggggataAGCCGGCGAacctggagaagaagaagaagggggacgcGGCGGCGACcccaaagaagaaggagaagaagggcggcgaggcggcggagcccGGATCCGGATCTGGGAAGCAGGAGCCGTCAGGCGAAGCGGGGAAGCCCAAGCCCACGCCCAAGAAGACGAAGCAGCAGGCGTCAGACGGGGCGGCCAAGGAGACTCCCAGCAAGAGGAAGCGCGATGACGCCGGGGAACCCCAACCCCAGAAGGCGGCCAAGAAAGCTGACAAGGCcacgcccaccaagaagaagcaggccTCCTCCGGCGGCGCTGAGAAGGCCACCACGCCCAGCAAGACACCCCAGAAGGAGGCAAAGAGCGCCAAGAAAAGCCCCGGCAAAGCGGAGAAGGCCACGCCCACCAAGAAGCAGCAGGCCTCCGGCGGGGCGGAGAAGGCCACGCCGAGCAAGAGGAAGCACGGCGATCTGGAATCCCCAAATGCGGCGAAGAGCGGGCAGAATGGCTCTTCGCCTGCGAAGAAGCAGAAGGGCAAGGCGGCAGGGGCGACGCCGGTGGCCGCCGAGCCGGGCACCTGCAGCTTCCCGATGGCGCGGGTGCGGCTGCTGATGCGGGACAAGGACGCCACCATCCGATCTAACAATGAGGCCGTCTTCCTCGTCAACAAGGCCTCG GAGTTATTCTTGGAAGTATTTGCGAAGGATGCTCATCAGAATGCCCTGAAGGAACGTAAAAAGTCAATTACCTACGAGAACCTTT CATCGGCGGTGTGCAACGAGAAACGGTACAAGTTTCTATCAG ATTTCGTGCCGCTGAGGGTGACGGCCGGGGATGCGCTCAAGGCTGTGGCGAAggagccatag